In Juglans regia cultivar Chandler chromosome 5, Walnut 2.0, whole genome shotgun sequence, the following are encoded in one genomic region:
- the LOC109009327 gene encoding pentatricopeptide repeat-containing protein At2g28050 has product MALQKYLKTLKTLKRSHRPNFCPEPRHAITEIISKTLNSSAPKPLTTTDTASFLSCLSPTTLLHIITDPELKSSKCLRFFNFLLRNQSLVSFEPDLQAYLTLICRLLRERRFSDAEKTIKSVSVGEHPRYPFSVLAPTVWNCCSDPKVLTKFFNSMLNIYSDCNMFDGVSEVFEYMKNHGIGMDERTCTVHLLALRRSGHMQLALDFFYRMVDSGIEVSVFSLTIVVECLYRGGEVKRGRELVEEMIGRGIKPNIITFNIMADACAKARNSGELDMVLLLMDKEGLAFNDRTYKILIDGFTSFGKVEEAKKLVFDMLNKGLNVYAYLCNLIIGGYCRLGSMDGAVFMFDEMTKRSILPNADTYRALISGFCKAEEMGMAMAYVNDMHTKGIELDSIMFNTLIDGFCNRGMVDEAFELQVLMGKKGFIADLCTCDKLLSGLCEMNRIEKAKRLLNMMDKRGATPKILRSTA; this is encoded by the coding sequence ATGGCTCTTCAAAAGTACCTCAAAACCCTCAAAACCCTCAAGAGAAGTCATCGTCCCAACTTCTGCCCTGAACCCCGCCATGCCATTACGGAAATCatctccaaaaccctaaactcCTCAGCTCCCAAACCCCTAACCACAACCGATACTGCTTCCTTCCTGTCATGTCTCAGCCCCACCACACTCCTCCACATTATCACGGACCCAGAGCTCAAATCCTCAAAATGCTTacgtttctttaattttctcctCCGGAACCAATCTCTCGTATCCTTCGAGCCTGACCTGCAAGCCTACTTGACCCTAATTTGCAGGCTTCTCAGAGAGAGAAGGTTCTCGGATGCTGAGAAAACCATAAAATCCGTCTCGGTTGGCGAACACCCCAGGTACCCATTTTCTGTACTTGCTCCTACGGTTTGGAATTGCTGCAGTGACCCCAAAGTGCTgacaaaatttttcaattctATGCTTAATATTTATTCTGATTGTAACATGTTCGACGGAGTTTCGGAAGTTTTTGAATATATGAAGAATCATGGAATTGGGATGGACGAGAGGACTTGTACTGTACATTTGCTTGCCCTCAGAAGGTCTGGTCATATGCAACTGGCTTTAGACTTCTTTTATCGAATGGTCGATTCGGGCATTGAGGTTTCCGTGTTTTCTTTGACAATCGTGGTGGAGTGCTTGTATAGGGGTGGAGAGGTCAAGAGGGGTAGGGAATTGGTGGAGGAGATGATTGGTAGAGGAATCAAACCAAATATTATAACATTCAATATAATGGCAGATGCTTGTGCCAAGGCACGGAATTCTGGGGAGTTGGATATGGTTTTGCTTTTGATGGACAAGGAAGGATTGGCATTCAATGATCGCACGTACAAAATATTGATAGATGGATTTACGAGTTTTGGGAAGGTTGAAGAAGCTAAAAAGTTGGTTTTTGATATGCTTAACAAAGGTTTAAATGTGTATGCGTATTTGTGCAATTTGATTATTGGTGGCTATTGTAGATTAGGATCTATGGACGGTGCAGTTTTCATGTTTGATGAAATGACGAAAAGAAGCATCCTTCCTAATGCCGATACTTACCGGGCTCTGATAAGCGGTTTTTGCAAGGCTGAAGAAATGGGAATGGCAATGGCATATGTAAACGACATGCATACCAAAGGAATAGAACTGGACAGTATCATGTTTAACACTCTAATCGATGGTTTTTGCAACCGAGGGATGGTTGATGAAGCTTTTGAGTTGCAAGTTTTGATGGGGAAGAAAGGATTTATTGCTGATTTATGTACGTGTGACAAGTTACTGAGTGGATTATGTGAGATGAATCGGATTGAAAAAGCTAAGAGGTTGCTGAACATGATGGATAAAAGGGGTGCAACCCCAAAAATTTTGAGGTCCACGGCTTGA